In Phaseolus vulgaris cultivar G19833 chromosome 3, P. vulgaris v2.0, whole genome shotgun sequence, the sequence TTGTCATGTGTAGAGAAAAAGAGTCTGTTGTTACTGTATGGCGGGCAAAGGTGTTGGTTCGATGGTAAAGGCAGTGGCAGAATATCAGTATCCTTGGCGTGAGAAGCTAGTAAAATACAAGGACGAACTTGCCAAGGGAGTATGGGGATACTGGGACCTGGGGGCATGGAAGCCACTGAGTATCAGTGCTCGGCGACGTGCCAGACTTCGAAAGGAAGTGCTCCTTGCTGGGGAAGATTGGCCCTATGATCCTGAAAGAAAGGAGATGAAGACCAGGAGGAAAGGGCACAAATGTGATAGGGTATCCGCCGAGAAACGGGAAAACACCAAAAAGTTGATGGAGAAGATGCCCCAGATGTTACTGGATTACAAGAAGAGAAGGTggcagaagaagatgaaggaggaAGACAAAGGAAAACTTTGATTTGGCTTCTCTTCTAATTTGGGAAGTTTTGTCACAAACTGTCTTCAAGAGATGGTGTATTATGTTACACCTGCTTTTGGGCTTACTTGATGATTAACTTctgttttgtgttttaattcATAATCACCCCTTCTACGAATATGTCATGTGATCATGTGGGGGGAATGGTTTGTTAGACTGAAGATCAATGTTATGTGGTTTTTACTTTCTGATTAAAGTTTTGAATTGATTTCATATCAGTTGAACATTCAGTCCAACTTGTATACCCATGGTAATTATGGAAGGTTTCTCGTCAGATTCATGCCATTGGAATTTATCAATTATCGGAAGTGTCTATCAAGTCTGGGGTATTGTGTAGCAGTTCAGGGTAGCGTCAAGCAACTCTCAATGAGTGTCTAGCAATTCTAGCGGGTGTGTAGCAACTTTGTGAAGTATCTATCAATTCTGGGATAGCATCTAGGAAATATGATAGACAGTTTAGATGAGTGTCTAGCAATTCTAGGGTGTGTGTTTTGAGGGACTAAGGCAGTGACAGAGAGCGAAGATACCGGAGAAGGAGACGCGTTGTAAAATGGTGAGTTTCCGCATTGCTTGTGGGttctgaatatttttatttggaaGTGTGTGGTGGGTTCTGTATATTTTTATCCGAAAGTGTTTTGTGGGTTCTGGATATTTTGATTTGAATGTATTAATTAGGTGCGTTTTTTTTTATGTCCTTCAATGATGTTCCTACTATCTGTTGGCCTTATAATATTAGTGCACTTAGCTATTTATGATTGAACAATTGTTTTATTAGGTCATTAGTTCGGAACCATTAGTTCTTCAAATTATCTTTAATAAGTTATCTGTTTTTTGGAGgaccaattttattttttatttgatgatattTGTATGAATAGTATGATGGTGAGGACTAGAGGAGGATGGTTTTCTAATTCAGACCGTGTGCGACCAACTGCATTTGTGATAAGAAGGTGTGGTGGTCCTAGTACTTTAGTTCCAAATGAGGACTTTGAAGATTATATTGAACAAGAAGAAGTTGAAATTGACGATGAAGGCTATCCAGGAGGATCAGGGGATAAGTTGAAATTGATAATGAAGGCTATccatctttttcttctcttgaattcgcaacaataaacaaaaaacttatttatttatttttatttcagcTCCATTTATTGTTCTGGCGAAGCTCCCTCTTCGATTTATATATAGTTTGATTttggattgttgaaaggtaaaTTTAAATTGAGTTTCAGTTTGGATTGTTGAATGAGTTGGTTTGGTTTGATCATTTTTCtagataaaaatgttaaaatcatAGTTTGAACTTGATTAGTTTAAAATTGGGCGACTTGATATAAATTTTGTTAGTGAAATATGttgattatttcttttattatgaGTGTGAGAGAAGAAGTTAATTATTGACTTAGTTATCTAGTTCATAAAATTATTCTCACTCAGTCGAAGAGTGTCATGTGCTCACAACAAATTTTTTCCAAGCTCTTAGGCGTCAGCTTAGCTCACACAATGTTTTTTGTCATTATTTTTGCGTCAGCTTGACCCACAC encodes:
- the LOC137807115 gene encoding uncharacterized protein, whose amino-acid sequence is MAGKGVGSMVKAVAEYQYPWREKLVKYKDELAKGVWGYWDLGAWKPLSISARRRARLRKEVLLAGEDWPYDPERKEMKTRRKGHKCDRVSAEKRENTKKLMEKMPQMLLDYKKRRWQKKMKEEDKGKL